One Dioscorea cayenensis subsp. rotundata cultivar TDr96_F1 chromosome 17, TDr96_F1_v2_PseudoChromosome.rev07_lg8_w22 25.fasta, whole genome shotgun sequence DNA window includes the following coding sequences:
- the LOC120280062 gene encoding ATP-dependent DNA helicase MER3 homolog isoform X4 produces the protein MDSCSLISVADLPAPFRSAFCFRYFNSLQSECFPVCFLSDVNMVVSAPTGSGKTVLFELCILRLLSRFLSYEGKFNHQKGTLKTIYIAPSKALVQEKLRDWNMKFNTWGINCLEMTGDNETYNLKNVHDADIILTTPEKFDSVTRHGIRDGGLSFFSDIALVLIDEVHLLNDPRGAALEAIVSRIKMLSRSSDMKSSPLANVRLLAVSATIPNIEDLAEWLLVPAEGIKRFGEEMRPVKLVTKVFGYAPAKNDFLFERRLQSFIFDILMQHSRGKSALVFCSTRKGAQAAAQHLSQIAVSLGPSSPFIKSKLQQEKLKEASLSCSDKQMQSCILTGVGYHNGGLCMKDRNLVEGLFLKGDIQILCTTNTLAHGINLPAHTVVIKSTQYFNKEKGLYLEYERSMVLQMCGRAGRPPFDDTGTVIIMTRKETVHLYENLLNGCEMVESQLLSCAIEHLNAEIVQLTVSDISLAIEWLKCSYLYVRIKKNPENYGVKRGIPCERLEKHMRDICVQKINELAEYGMIWTDEDAFLLKPLEPGKLMTKFYLKFGTMKDIVTAPGSCSLEDALHVVCRSEEIAWIQLRRNEKKLLNDINSDKEGRLRFHVIGENSKRKKRIQTREEKIFVLANDCLTGDPSIRDLSLNQDMNSICSNGCRIARCMKECFFYKKSYKGAVNSTLLAKSLRQRLWDDSPYLLKQLPGIGMVTAKALHSAGINSFRTLAEADPRKIEILTGRKYPFGNHIKESLLSLPPTLEMQIEEAECKVQGKSKITVKLTRLPRQISSSKQHFADMTVGSEEDNMILFHEKIRAEEFPSPYVVTVLVACPLHGKVTVKADLIFDEYGKLALMSMKSMWFPGIFIPSGMPHW, from the exons ATGGACTCGTGTTCACTGATATCTGTGGCTGACTTGCCTGCCCCCTTTCGATCTGCCTTTTGTTTCAG GTACTTTAATTCCCTGCAAAGTGAGTGCTTTCCTGTTTGCTTCCTCTCCGATGTAAACATGGTTGTCTCTGCACCTACCGGAAGTGGTAAAACAGTGCTCTTTGAGCTCTGCATTCTTAGGCTTCTCTCAAGGTTTCTTTCTTATGAGGGGAAGTTCAATCATCAAAAGGGAACCCTCAAAACT ATATACATAGCTCCTTCCAAGGCATTAGTACAGGAAAAGCTTCGTGACTGGAATATGAAGTTCAATACATGGGGAATTAATTGCTTGGAGATGACCGGTGACAATGAGACTTATAATCTGAAGAATGTACATGATGCAGACATTATACTAACTACCCCGGAG aaATTTGACTCTGTGACCCGTCATGGCATAAGAGATGGTGGTTTGAGCTTCTTCAGTGATATTGCTCTTGTACTTATTGATGAAGTTCACCTTCTTAATGACCCACGGGGAGCTGCTCTTGAGGCAATTGTTAGCAGAATTAAGATGCTTTCTCGTAGCTCAGATATGAAATCGAGTCCTCTAGCAAATGTTAGATTACTTGCAGTTTCTGCTACGATTCCCAACATTGAAGACCTTG CGGAATGGCTTTTGGTTCCAGCCGAAGGGATTAAAAG ATTCGGAGAAGAGATGAGACCAGTAAAGTTAGTAACCAAGGTTTTTG GCTATGCACCAGCAAAGAACGACTTCCTGTTTGAAAGG CGTCTCCAAAGCTTCATTTTTG ACATACTCATGCAACATTCAAGAGGAAAATCTGCACTAGTTTTCTGCTCTACTAGAAAAGGGGCACAGGCAGCAGCACAACACCTCTCTCAAATTGCTGTCAGCCTTGGTCCTTCAAGTCCATTCATAAAATCCAAGCTGCAGCAGGAAAAACTGAAGGAGGCTTCTTTGTCTTGCAGTGATAAACAAATGCAATCTTGCATACTCACTGGTG TTGGTTATCATAATGGCGGGCTTTGCATGAAGGATAGAAATCTCGTTGAAGGCCTTTTTCTCAAGGGCGATATTCAAATTCTCTGTACAACCAATACTCTTGCACATGGGATTAACTTACCAGCACATACTGTTGTAATCAAGTCAACTCAATATTT CAATAAGGAGAAAGGACTCTACTTGGAATATGAGCGCTCAATGGTACTACAG ATGTGTGGTAGGGCAGGCCGTCCACCTTTTGATGATACTGGGACGGTTATAATAATGACAAGAAAAGAAACA GTTCATTTGTATGAGAATCTCTTAAATGGATGTGAAATGGTGGAATCCCA ATTGCTTTCATGTGCAATTGAGCATCTAAATGCTGAGATAGTTCAGCTCACTGTCTCTGATATAAGCTTGGCAATTGAGTGGCTAAAGTGCTCGTACTTGTACGTGCGGATCAAGAAG AATCCTGAAAATTATGGCGTGAAGAGAGGAATTCCTTGTGAACGTCTAGAGAAGCACATGAGAG ATATATGTGTTCAGAAAATCAATGAGCTGGCAGAATATGGAATGATTTGGACGGATGAAGATGCTTTCCTTCTAAAACCATTAG AGCCAGGAAAACTGATGACAAAATTTTACCTAAAATTTGGCACAATGAAAGATATCGTGACAGCACCAGGAAGTTGCAGTTTAGAAGATGCCCTTCATGTTGTATGTCGCTCTGAGGAGATTGCAT GGATCCAGTTGAGACGTAATGAGAAGAAGCTTTTGAATGACATAAACTCTGATAAAGAAGGCAGGCTGCGGTTTCATGTCATTGGCGAAAATAGCAAAAGGAAAAAGAGGATTCAGACCAGGGAGGAGAAAATATTTGTCCTGGCAAATGACTGCTTGACTGGTGATCCTTCAATCAGGGATTTATCCCTTAATCAGGATATGAACTCAATATGCTCAAACGGCTGTAGGATCGCTAGATGTATGAAAGAGTGTTTCTTCTACAAAAAGAGTTACAAGGGAGCTGTGAACTCCACATTACTTGCTAAATCCTTACGCCAAAGACTCTGGGATGACAGCCCATACTTACTGAAACAACTCCCTGGCATTGGGATGGTCACAGCAAAG GCACTGCATTCAGCAGGAATTAATTCATTCAGAACTTTGGCAGAAGCTGATCCcagaaaaatagaaattttaacaGGTCGTAAATATCCCTTTGGGAACCATATCAAAGAATCGCTGCTATCTCTCCCTCCAACGCTGGAGATGCAGATTGAAGAAGCTGAGTGCAAAGTGCAAGGGAAGTCAAAGATCACTGTCAAGCTAACTCGCTTGCCGCGGCAGATTTCATCCAGCAAACAACACTTTGCAGATATG ACAGTGGGATCAGAAGAAGATAATATGATcctttttcatgaaaaaataaG GGCAGAAGAGTTTCCCAG cCCTTACGTTGTGACCGTTCTTGTTGCATGCCCTCTGCATGGGAAGGTGACTGTGAAAGCTGATCTCATATTTGATGAGTACGGTAAA TTGGCCTTGATGTCCATGAAAAGCATGTGGTTTCCAGGGATATTTATTCCATCAGGAATGCCACATTGGTGA